A window from Pseudomonas kribbensis encodes these proteins:
- a CDS encoding tyrosinase family protein: MDIRRNHRDLSRDEKSAFIDAVLRLKNNVDSVLRPGQQSRYDDFVQIHKNSMGRGNPLVPNPHGSPLFFPWHRILIRQFELALQAAVNNPGITLPYWNWQLSGADNPFTSDFMGGNGDNTLEQRVTTGPFSREHSQFEVTVWDEAPGNTGLLRNLGAEGALPSEDAVISALNRTPYWLEPAGWENVAERELHNPVHAWVGGSMLHAASPNDPVFFLHHCYMDLLWERWKHQHPRLPAFTSSEGDPDAMNETALVFHPENEPAPWAQTFTVGQAIHTTELNYRYDRL, encoded by the coding sequence ATGGATATTCGCCGCAACCACCGGGATCTGTCCCGGGATGAGAAATCCGCTTTCATCGACGCGGTTCTGAGACTGAAAAACAATGTCGACAGCGTACTGCGCCCCGGTCAGCAGAGTCGTTACGATGACTTTGTCCAGATCCACAAGAATTCGATGGGCCGGGGCAACCCACTGGTTCCCAATCCGCATGGCAGTCCGCTGTTCTTTCCCTGGCACCGGATTCTGATCCGCCAGTTCGAGCTGGCCCTGCAAGCCGCCGTCAATAATCCCGGTATCACCCTGCCCTACTGGAACTGGCAACTCAGTGGTGCCGACAACCCGTTCACCTCCGACTTCATGGGGGGAAATGGCGACAATACGCTGGAGCAGCGCGTCACCACCGGGCCGTTTTCCCGGGAGCATTCTCAATTTGAAGTGACGGTATGGGACGAGGCGCCGGGAAACACGGGCCTGCTTCGAAACCTGGGTGCAGAAGGCGCCTTGCCGTCGGAAGACGCGGTTATTTCTGCCCTCAACAGGACGCCCTACTGGCTGGAGCCGGCGGGTTGGGAAAACGTTGCGGAAAGAGAGCTGCATAACCCGGTTCACGCCTGGGTGGGCGGCAGCATGCTACACGCGGCCTCCCCGAACGATCCGGTCTTCTTCCTGCATCACTGCTACATGGATCTGCTGTGGGAACGCTGGAAACATCAACATCCGCGCCTCCCGGCATTCACGTCCAGTGAAGGCGATCCGGATGCAATGAATGAAACTGCGCTGGTTTTCCACCCGGAGAATGAACCCGCCCCTTGGGCACAAACATTCACGGTTGGGCAGGCGATCCATACGACGGAGCTGAATTATCGATATGACCGCCTGTAA